A genomic window from Vigna radiata var. radiata cultivar VC1973A unplaced genomic scaffold, Vradiata_ver6 scaffold_360, whole genome shotgun sequence includes:
- the LOC106779607 gene encoding ethanolamine-phosphate cytidylyltransferase isoform X2, translating to MMVNAVKWVDEVIPEAPYAITEEFMKKLFDEYKIDFIIHGDDPCVLPDGTDAYAHAKKAGRYKQIKRTEGVSSTDIVGRMLLCVRERSISDSHSHSSLQRQFSNGHSPKFEPGSPAATASGTRISHFLPTSRRIVQFSNGRGRGPHSRIVYIDGAFDLFHAGHVEILRLARDLGDFLLVGIHTDQTVSATRGSHRPIMNLHERSLSVLACRYVDEVIIGAPWEVSKDMITTFNISLVVHGTVAENNDFEKEQCNPYAVPISMGIFKVLESPLGITTTTIIKRIVSNHEAYQKRNEKKGESEKRYYEGKGHVSGD from the exons ATGATGGTGAATGCGGTGAAGTGGGTGGATGAGGTTATTCCTGAAGCTCCCTATGCGATAACTGAGGAGTTCATGAAGAAGCTTTTTGATGAGTACAAGATAGATTTCATTATTCATGGGGACGATCCTTGCGTTCTTCCGGATGGAACCGATGCTTATGCTCATGCTAAGAAGGCTGGTCGGTATAAGCAGATAAAGCGCACTGAAGGCGTTTCAAGCACTGATATTGTTG GTCGCATGCTTCTCTGTGTAAGAGAAAGGTCTATAAGTGATAGTCACAGTCATTCTTCTTTACAAAGACAGTTCAGCAACGGCCACAGTCCAAAGTTTGAACCTGGTTCACCTGCAGCAACTGCAAGTGGAACTCGTATATCTCATTTTCTGCCAACATCTCGTAGAATTGTTCAGTTCTCAAATGGGAGG GGTCGAGGACCTCATTCTCGCATTGTATATATTGATGGTGCTTTTGATCTCTTTCACGCTGGACATGTGGAG atcTTGAGGCTTGCTAGGGATCTTGGAGATTTTCTTCTTGTTGGAATACACACCGATCAGACAGTCAG TGCAACTAGAGGATCACATCGTCCTATCATGAATCTTCATGAAAGAAGTCTGAGTGTTTTAGCATGTCGCTATGTGGATGAGGTCATAATTGGTGCACCATGGGAGGTGTCCAAAGATATG ATCACTACGTTTAACATTTCATTAGTTGTTCATGGAACCGTTGCagaaaataatgattttgaGAAG GAACAATGCAACCCATATGCTGTTCCTATTAGCATGGGCATCTTCAAAGTTTTGGAAAGCCCTTTAGGTATAACAACTACtacaataattaaaagaattgtcTCAAATCACGAGGCATACCAG AAACGAAATGAGAAGAAAGGGGAGAGTGAGAAAAGATACTATGAGGGCAAGGGTCATGTGTCTGGAGACTAA
- the LOC106779602 gene encoding probable serine/threonine-protein kinase PBL8 translates to MGNCGTREESAVVSNAQVQQLHHAASLGASARSQNAGSEKKHGHGHGHRHNLSECASDLSEACSTPRGNSSNNTHVISFTLYELETITKSFRGDYILGEGGFGTVYKGYIDENVRVGLKSLPVAVKVLNKEGLQGHREWLTEVNFLGQLRHPNLVKLIGYCCEDDHRLLVYEFMFRGSLENHLFRKATVPLSWATRMMIAFGAAKGLAFLHNAERPVIYRDFKTSNILLDSDYTAKLSDFGLAKAGPQGDETHVSTRVMGTYGYAAPEYVMTGHLTARSDVYSFGVVLLELLTGRKSVDKTRPGKEQSLVDWARPKLNDKRKLLQIIDPRLENQYSVRAAQKACSLAYYCLSQNPKARPLMSDVVETLEPLQSSSVGAGEVSLSGSNSVTAGPFAMNKISDYRMRQRFSNNVGPGSACRSPNPNCSPGAPAALRVR, encoded by the exons ATGGGAAACTGCGGAACCAGAGAGGAATCTGCCGTAGTTTCCAACGCGCAAG TTCAGCAGCTTCACCATGCGGCGTCCTTGGGCGCCAGTGCGAGGAGTCAGAATGCCGGTAGCGAGAAGAAGCATGGTCACGGTCACGGTCACAGACACAATCTGAGTGAGTGCGCTTCGGATCTGAGCGAAGCTTGTTCGACACCGCGAGGTAACAGTAGCAACAACACGCACGTGATATCGTTCACGCTCTACGAGTTGGAGACCATAACGAAGAGCTTCCGCGGAGACTACATCCTCGGCGAGGGAGGGTTCGGCACCGTTTACAAAGGCTACATTGATGAGAACGTCAGAGTGGGACTCAAATCGCTTCCTGTAGCGGTTAAGGTTCTGAACAAGGAAGGATTACAAGGACATCGAGAGTGGCTT aCGGAGGTGAATTTTCTAGGGCAGCTAAGGCATCCTAATCTGGTGAAGTTGATTGGGTACTGCTGTGAAGATGATCATAGGCTGCTTGTGTATGAGTTCATGTTCCGAGGGAGTTTGGAAAATCACTTATTCCGAA AGGCAACTGTCCCCTTATCATGGGCTACAAGAATGATGATTGCTTTTGGAGCTGCAAAAGGACTTGCATTTCTCCACAATGCTGAAAGGCCGGTTATCTACCGTGACTTCAAAACGTCTAATATATTGTTGGACTCG GATTATACAGCAAAGCTTTCTGATTTTGGACTAGCTAAAGCAGGACCACAAGGTGACGAAACCCATGTATCCACTCGAGTCATGGGTACATATGGTTATGCTGCCCCTGAATATGTAATGACTG GCCACCTGACGGCTAGGAGTGATGTCTATAGTTTTGGTGTTGTTCTTTTGGAGCTCTTAACGGGGAGGAAATCAGTTGACAAGACCAGACCTGGCAAGGAACAGAGCTTGGTAGATTGGGCAAGGCCAAAGCTAAATGACAAGAGAAAGCTGCTACAGATAATTGATCCTAGATTGGAGAATCAATACTCAGTGAGGGCTGCACAAAAAGCGTGTAGCTTGGCTTATTACTGTTTAAGTCAAAATCCCAAAGCGAGGCCCCTAATGAGCGATGTAGTAGAGACATTAGAACCCTTACAAAGTTCCAGTGTTGGTGCAGGTGAAGTCTCATTATCAGGATCAAATAGTGTGACTGCTGGGCCTTTTGCCATGAACAAAATATCTGACTACCGTATGCGTCAAAGGTTCTCAAACAACGTTGGTCCCGGTTCTGCGTGTCGATCTCCAAACCCAAATTGTTCACCAGGTGCCCCAGCAGCACTACGGGTGAGATGA
- the LOC106779604 gene encoding uncharacterized protein LOC106779604: protein MKAGSGKGRKVCLIVTGVVIALVLVIVILALTVFKAKHPTTVVDSTKLEDFHMSLDIARLRVDLNVTLRTDVSVKNPNKVGFKYSDSTAHLNYRGQLIGEVPIPAGEISSGETKGFNLTLTIMADRLLSNSQLFSDVTSGTLPLNTFVRISGKVNILGFIKVHVVSSTSCDVAINISNRTVGNQECQYRTKL, encoded by the coding sequence ATGAAGGCAGGATCTGGTAAAGGGAGAAAAGTGTGCCTGATAGTGACAGGTGTTGTTATTGCACTTGTACTGGTAATTGTGATACTAGCTTTGACTGTTTTCAAAGCCAAGCATCCTACTACCGTTGTGGACTCAACGAAGCTAGAGGATTTTCACATGAGTTTGGATATAGCAAGGCTAAGGGTAGATTTGAATGTGACTCTGAGGAcggatgtctcggtgaagaaccCAAACAAGGTTGGATTCAAGTACTCAGATAGCACCGCTCACCTCAATTACAGAGGACAGCTGATAGGTGAAGTCCCTATCCCTGCTGGAGAGATTTCGTCTGGTGAGACCAAAGGATTCAACCTCACCCTCACCATTATGGCCGACCGTTTGCTCTCCAATTCCCAACTTTTCTCTGATGTCACATCTGGTACATTGCCCCTAAATACTTTTGTGAGGATTTCCGGCAAAGTCAACATCTTAGGGTTTATCAAAGTCCATGTTGTTTCCTCCACGTCTTGTGATGTTGCAATTAATATTTCTAATAGAACAGTTGGGAACCAAGAGTGCCAATACAGAACAAAACTTTGA
- the LOC106779607 gene encoding ethanolamine-phosphate cytidylyltransferase isoform X1 has translation MSSYEAVTEKPATATKWVVTCVVGGVIVGVSLLGAYSSQLGMFWKSRRRNKKPVRVYMDGCFDMMHYGHCNALRQARALGDQLIVGVVSDAEIIANKGPPVTPLHERLMMVNAVKWVDEVIPEAPYAITEEFMKKLFDEYKIDFIIHGDDPCVLPDGTDAYAHAKKAGRYKQIKRTEGVSSTDIVGRMLLCVRERSISDSHSHSSLQRQFSNGHSPKFEPGSPAATASGTRISHFLPTSRRIVQFSNGRGRGPHSRIVYIDGAFDLFHAGHVEILRLARDLGDFLLVGIHTDQTVSATRGSHRPIMNLHERSLSVLACRYVDEVIIGAPWEVSKDMITTFNISLVVHGTVAENNDFEKEQCNPYAVPISMGIFKVLESPLGITTTTIIKRIVSNHEAYQKRNEKKGESEKRYYEGKGHVSGD, from the exons aTGAGTAGTTACGAGGCGGTGACGGAGAAGCCGGCGACGGCGACGAAATGGGTGGTGACGTGCGTGGTGGGAGGGGTGATCGTGGGGGTGTCACTGTTGGGTGCATACTCTAGCCAGCTTGGAATGTTCTGGAAGAGCCGAAGACGCAACAAGAAACCCGTTCGTGTCTACATGGATGGTTGCTTTGACATGATGCATTATGGCCACTGCAATGCCCTTCGCCAAGCTCGTGCACTGGGTGACCAATTGATTGTTGGAGTTGTTAGTGACGCCGAGATCATTGCCAACAAGGGTCCTCCCGTTACCCCTCTTCACGAAAG gtTGATGATGGTGAATGCGGTGAAGTGGGTGGATGAGGTTATTCCTGAAGCTCCCTATGCGATAACTGAGGAGTTCATGAAGAAGCTTTTTGATGAGTACAAGATAGATTTCATTATTCATGGGGACGATCCTTGCGTTCTTCCGGATGGAACCGATGCTTATGCTCATGCTAAGAAGGCTGGTCGGTATAAGCAGATAAAGCGCACTGAAGGCGTTTCAAGCACTGATATTGTTG GTCGCATGCTTCTCTGTGTAAGAGAAAGGTCTATAAGTGATAGTCACAGTCATTCTTCTTTACAAAGACAGTTCAGCAACGGCCACAGTCCAAAGTTTGAACCTGGTTCACCTGCAGCAACTGCAAGTGGAACTCGTATATCTCATTTTCTGCCAACATCTCGTAGAATTGTTCAGTTCTCAAATGGGAGG GGTCGAGGACCTCATTCTCGCATTGTATATATTGATGGTGCTTTTGATCTCTTTCACGCTGGACATGTGGAG atcTTGAGGCTTGCTAGGGATCTTGGAGATTTTCTTCTTGTTGGAATACACACCGATCAGACAGTCAG TGCAACTAGAGGATCACATCGTCCTATCATGAATCTTCATGAAAGAAGTCTGAGTGTTTTAGCATGTCGCTATGTGGATGAGGTCATAATTGGTGCACCATGGGAGGTGTCCAAAGATATG ATCACTACGTTTAACATTTCATTAGTTGTTCATGGAACCGTTGCagaaaataatgattttgaGAAG GAACAATGCAACCCATATGCTGTTCCTATTAGCATGGGCATCTTCAAAGTTTTGGAAAGCCCTTTAGGTATAACAACTACtacaataattaaaagaattgtcTCAAATCACGAGGCATACCAG AAACGAAATGAGAAGAAAGGGGAGAGTGAGAAAAGATACTATGAGGGCAAGGGTCATGTGTCTGGAGACTAA